In Hippoglossus hippoglossus isolate fHipHip1 chromosome 19, fHipHip1.pri, whole genome shotgun sequence, the DNA window TGTCACAATAAGCGGTGGCAGCGAGCCAGCATGCACACGACAGGGAGCCTCAAAGTCAAGCAGCTAAATTAAATAAagccatcattcattttattatgtaCACTTGCTGTGACATGTCACAATGTTTTCAATGAGACGGGTCCACTGAGGAGACAGTGATAATGGCCTGGGTATTCTAATGTGCTGGAAACGTAACTGCAAATAATAGTATAATATATAGTATACATTTAAGTTTCAAAGTcggtttttaaaaaaggcagatatatttttaattcagcCCAAGAAAAATAAcgatatttaaaaatgcatataTACAACAAATTAACAGTTTTCCTATATGGTGGAGATGAATAAAGCAGGATTACCAGAAAGTCCCAAATTCAGTGGGTATCAGtcattagattagattagattaccTTCAAATTAGCTGGGGAATTTGTACGGCTGTTATCAAGCGTGACCATCTTAGTATCATCTGAGTCCAGCACTACAGACCATAAGTCTTATGACTGAATCTTTCAATTCATAAAGACCAATCCCAACACTCACAAACACCAATGTAAACAAGCTCAATATTATAAGCAaagcatttgttttattcatctatctagctatttatatttacacacacacatatatatatatactatatgtGTAATCGTTATATATGTCTATGGCCCCCTATACACGTATGGGATAGGagtacatacatatatacatctatctatttacagctaacaaaaaaaatgcacatactcatgtatatatatacatacacatacacagataaacGTTTGTTGTGATATCACAGTTTCCAGAGTTGGATCCACATGTTTGAATCCAGATGTGTTTACAATCTTCTTATTATTAATAGTGGGTGTTGTTCTGACAGGGATGTTGTTGTTTGAAGGTCAATAAAATCCATTTCACAACATTTCCCCCTGACACAAGtttacaaacagcagcagcagctcctcagcgCCACGGAATCCTCAGATCTGCCTCCCAAATAAGGACGAGGAATGTCCGGGGTGACGTCTGTGTCCGGGGTTTGTGACCACATTTATTTAACTACGCCTTCCCCGCTCGGAGGTCCTGTATTACACAGGAAGACAGCGGTGTAGGAAAAAGAGACgggacctcctcctccttttcctccgcctccgcctcctcctctcggCGGATAACGGTGTCCAAGAAGTTGTGGAGGAGCGACGCAGACAATAGCTCCCGAGCCCCTGTGTGTCTGATTCTCGTCCATCACCTCTGTCTCATGctgtcctcctccaccctgagtctcacacagaggaaaacactcGGCTGAAACCACATCATGGACGATCTGGGTGAGTAACCGAGCTGTTCTCCGTCTGCATGATATCTGGAGGGGGATCTGTGGGAAGGGCTGGTGTGGccaaacagaggaaatgagctCTGTGTTGATCCTGGCAGTCAGAGAGGACAAGCTTCCCCCTCTTTTCCCCTCAAGGACATGCATGAGGCTGGAGTATGAAGGGAATATTCTCTGTAAACCTTCACTTAAAACTGTCTCACAACTTCTCTTTTGTCTGAGGATCCTGGTTCAGAGCGATTCTCCTTCACTCCAGATGTTTATACTCTCATCCTCCTCAGACTTTACTTgcagacacattcatacaggTAACACAAGAACTGGTGCTACACCGCTCGGTGTCCGCCCGCCCGCCATCGAGTGTTTCCTGCAAATTCAATAAATTCTTGGTAAATTAGATTTGAAGGGTTCCACAGCTGGTCGCCTCCATCCATTAATATTAACAAGTCAGGGGACGGAGGGAAAGCCACATAATGTTGAGCAGAGAGTCGTCCATTTTGAAGGATGAAACATCAAAGAGgactgttctttcttttttcttttttttttaactgataaAGATGTTGaaggaggatttttttctttctctccgtctcagAACAACATTATGAGAAGCTGCTGAAGAGGCCCTGAAATACCCCCGGGGCCACGCTGCTATTTCAAAAAGCCACAGAGTTCAATGAAAATAGAAAGGGCCCTTTTGCCTCAGCTGCCCATTTGCTCGCCCGAGATAAACATTTTTTGAAAGAAACGTGGGGATTTATGCTTTTCAAGCAAGGCTAGGAGGAATGGCGAAATGCAGCCAGGCACATCTGGATCAGAttgcacacacagtcactgggAGACTGGGTGAGTGGCGGAGGTGGTGAGGCAGTGGCCATGTTCGCGAGGCTCCGTTTATGCTGTTGTCCGACAATGTTGTAAGTTTATGTATTGGATCTGGCGACCGCTTGTACGAGAGGCCGTCGGCCAAGACAAACAAGTCGGCAGGCAGCTCTAAATATGGTCATAATTCCCAATGAGAGAGGTTCAACTCCTTATATGAGCAGTTGAGTCTGtacaagtatgtgtgtgtgtgtgagacagcgGCTCACAGCAGGAAAGGAGGAGGGCAAGTCGTATGTGCACAAGATCCACAGCACATGGTCGTACCAGAGGTGTGAATCATCTGGGACTGAGGTGACGTCAGGCCTGGTAAACTGGTCACGTTTATGTTCCACACGTCCTCCAGCGACTGGGATGACCACAGATGGTTTAAACCGTACTTAACACGCTCTACTCAACTTTCATCGTGCATCCACGGAGGGTTCCCAGAATCTGAGAAGCAGGGGGGTTAATGTCTGTTCTTGTGCTTGGAAACAGCAGTTGAACAGCAgcttattaaacagaaactatGACTGTGACTATAACATGCAGCTCCTGTCTCCATTCTCTGTCTATTGAGGCACCAGATGTCTTGTTTATGTCGTCTTACTTATGGATactctgaaaaaagaaaattgttggaCCAACAATACCTCAATTGTTAACACACCAATGAATTAAGCTGTTTCCAAAGTCAAGAATAAAGTTTGTTCAACTTAAAGTTAACAAGTGACACAAACCCAATTGTTAACTTTGTGTTGAACAAACTTTTTTCttgttagtgtgtttttttttaaagttgggGTTCAAAATTGAGTTCAAAGTTGCTGGATTGTCCCTTTAATGGTGTTAAACAATATATTTGGTGACCTGTGCCCTGCCTCTCATCCAGTGCCaactgggattagctccagctcccagcaaccctcaaaggataagtggtacagataatagatggatgatgTAGAACTTTATAAAGGAGCGAGGTTGAGGTTGTAATTACTCACGTTCAGGCCATTTTTCACCTACTCTACAAACCTACATGGATTGAAGTCACACAGCTCCACACACTAACACTTCAGTTTCAGTGTCCACCTCGTGTGCAGTGAGCGTTTGTGCTGCTGGTGGAGTCGGTTCAGATATCAGCTACCAAACACTCTTCCTCCGCTGCTTCCTTTCCCTACTGGCATGTCTCGGGCACGAAtgcagaaatgtttgtgtgctgaaATACATCGGCTGTGTTGAAGGTTAATCTCGCAGTCGTGCCGGCTCTGACTGTTCCTGTCCTCTGACTGATTAGTTCATTGGGAGGCTCATTGTGTTCCATGTCATGCACCGGTCACACgggctgtctgtctctcctcagaAGGGCCTGAGCCACCTAACTACCCTCTCAGTCCTCGCATTGTTGTGTTTGGTACGTAACTGCCTGTGCacgtgtctctctgtgtgttataCTCTCTAtgcatgttttcacttcacatgTTCTGTCCGTCTTCCAAGTGTGTTGCATTGCATGATTTAAACATCCTTTCATTAACTTGTATGTCTTTCTGTCCACCTTTAACACCCCATAAACAACTAGAGTAAATGTACTGATATATTATAATTCCCTGCACTGTAAATCCAGCCAAACCTTCATCCCATCCATGCTGTTGTGTGTTATATcgatttctctctctttttattcactttcttttccctccctctccccttcagACGCCCTTCTGGCTGATCTGGAGAACACCGGCTCTCCTCTAGCTCGGTGTCCCGTCCTGCTCACCTCGGAACCCCCTCAAAATGCTGACCCTGTCACCCAGGACCCAGCCGAGGCCCGGCCACCACCACCTGCCTACACCCCGCAGCAGGTAGACCATCAACAGGGACAATTGGTACTCGTCAAGCCTTACGTAAAAACATTTAACGTGATTtcatatcatttaaaaaaaacattttcactgtacATTTGGATCgttcctctgtttctgtctctcagacTGTTTCTGGTGCAATCAAGTCCTCCCAGAACTCCAACCCAGACAAATTATACAGGTAACTTCCTCCTTGATATTTCTAACTCTATCTGACACCATGTAATCAAACCCAACATCAACATGTCATCTCTCACGAAGCAGAGTGAATTATGGAATACATTTCTGAGCCTGATTCCAGTCGAAGTTGAACCAATCCCAGTTACATTGGGAAGGCGAGGTACATGAAAGATcgccagccaatcacagagctagatttgttctgtttttgggGGGAATATATAGATCTAGTTTGAGAATTACAGCCccttaaaggaaaaaaatgggATTTCGAAAAGTCTTAATTTtgtgagaataaagtcgtaatatttcGTCTGCGTGATATTCAAAGggattttgtagtttttcaagAAACAGTaagattggttcaagattttggatccagaactttttttcctcatattgtCTGGCAATATTAAGACGTTATTCTGGAAATTGAAGATTATTTAAATCCAGTATAACTTTAATACTCTGTCACAATAATCAAATTCAGTTCAGTCTGATTACCAAgcagtaaatgtttttgttgatctCACTGTGTTTGGAGCTTAAACCCTTGTTATAGACAGATGAGAGAACTCAGCTGTGATGAAACCAACATCAGTGATAAGATGCTTTATAAACTGTGTCACTGCCTCTTTATCTTACAGCACAGTGTGTAAACCGCGGTCTCCCCGCACAGCCGACCCTCCTCcagccttctcctcctcctcgctgttGGGAGGAGGTCTGAGTGAACTGGACCATCTCTTACAGGAGCTCAACGCCACCCAGTTCAACATCACAGGTTAGCGGTGTAGTGTGTTTTTTTACGTCCCTGTGTTTAACTCTGAAgtgaatttattttcttatggCCTCGTTTTGTTGTCATCAGACGAGATCCTGGCTCAGTTCCCTTCTTCTAAGAAAGATGAGAGGGACAAGATTAAGGACAaagccacagcctcctcctccaggtacAGAATCTAATCAGTTGGGATTTATCTCAAAAACACAGATACTCTTGAAATCCCTTGTTGAGAAGGCATCATAGAGAAAGACAATAGATGACAATACACTGTGGATTATATCAGTAATACCAGAATTTACTGTGTAGGTTTTATTTTGGACCCTGTTCTTGGTGGGATCagatgaaaatgtgtattttgtgggTTTGAATCATCCTTTGTGTTGTAGCTCTGCGAAACCTTCAGCCACATCAGCCACTCTGGAACTGGACAAACTGATGGCGTCTCTGTCTGACTTCAGAGTCCAGAGCACGGTAAGAGTCCACTTGTCAATGTCTGCAGGACGagatgtttgtttcctgtttaaaacCACCCACGCAGATTCACTGTGTATCCATGAACACGTTCACTAGACTTGGCGCTGTTACAGTGTGGCCGGGCCGCAGCACATGCCTCCGGGTCATAAATCAGTCAGCAGATAAGGCCTGAAGACGGAAATTAGTCTTGCTGGAGAAGATTTCCAGCGTCGTAAATAGCTTAAGATAGAAGTGAGAGTTATAGATCTGCATTTGCTTTGGGATATAATCTGGTTATTGTGAGTCAATGACGAGCATGTGAGCGAAGGGCGTGCTTCTGTGATTATGAGGCTGCTTGGATCCAGTTCTGTTGTCAACAAGAGTTCAGGGCggcagaaacagaagaaaacacattattgGATATTATCATCACTGACATGTGATGTTCAGTACTGCAGTGTTGACATTGACCCACTTTCAGTCAAACTGTTGACAGCCAACAGAGAAAAGCATGAGAGGCTCACAACAAGCCTCTCGTCTAGTTTCTTAAAAGTTTGTTTGTGATCAGGTCCATGAGACGTCTTTcataaaatgaactgaaaaacTGTGTCATGGCTGCAGAGCATTCTCTTGTATTACAGTTACTCTAGTGTCTATTTGTTATTTAGGATTACGCAGAAACGACTGAAACTATTTCCATGACATTCCCCAAttaacaaatttcacacactcatagatatcagtccccggggaaaacaagaaaaaactaagaaaaacgtaaagttaaagaaagtgataaagaaaatcctgggtccgccccctgatccgtGTCCCTGGAACGTTCTTTCCTGACCTACAACACGTCCTTCCTCCAAGTTatgtggaaatctgttgagttgtttttgtgtaatcttgcttgcAAACCGACAAACAAATGGAGAgagtataaaaaacacaacttctttggcggaggtaaaatgaagaaacaatGACAAACTCCTGAAGAATTAAAATCCCCCACACATATGTGCCATGCAtcatttctctgtctcctcccacAGCCAGCTGCACCCGTCGTCAGTCCAGTGGTGACGGCACCGCTGCAGCCCGCCGCCACCACCCCCCCACAACCCTCCTCTGGCGGCTCATTGGACAGCATGCTGGGGCTGCTTCAGTCAGACCTGAGCCGACAGGGCGTTCAGACGTCCTCCAAGGGAAACTGTTCAGCCTGTCAGAAGCCGGTAGTAGGACAGGTGAGGTGTCAGtctttttttgtgatttgtgatttgtgatcacaatatctcaagaataccttgagagaatttcttcaaatttgatacaAACGTTCATTTGATCTcacggatgaactgattcgaatttggcagtcaaaggtcaaaggtcaaggtgacagTGGAGGGACTGAAACCGCTCTGAGGCACACAACGTacttctatttttcttttttaacctaAATTGATTTTAACCATCTCCTGGTGCAGGTGGTGACGGCTCTGGGGAAGGTGTGGCACCCAGAGCACTTTGTGTGCACCGAGTGTGAGACGGAGTTGGGCAGTCGCAACTTCTTCGAGAAGGACGGACGACCGTACTGCGAGTCGGACTACTTCAcactcttctctcctcactgtGCGCAGTGCAACAAGCCCATTCTGAACGTGAGCCTCTTGGATGTGCACATGTCTCTGTCTCAGCTTATGTTGCTCGCATCAGCCCGTGTGAAACCAGTTTCCTCCTCATTCCTCTTGTTGTTTAGAAAATGGTCACCGCTCTGGACAAGAACTGGCACCCGGAGTGTTTCTGCTGTGTGAAATGCAGCCGGGCGTTTGGAGAGGAAGGTAACAGGcggttctgtttcctgtctgggTTCAACACACATCTGTTAACAGTAAACTGCAACTGCCAGGTCACACGTACATTGATTCCTCTTATCAAACATACACAGATATTCTGTTAATCATTCATTTAATCAGGGATTTAAAGTCCATGTTCATTAAATTGGTGATTGGTCAATTGGTCATATTCTTCTCATCACATTCACCAtcagggtttgtgtttgagttaaAAATCTCAAAAACTGGAGAGAAACACtgaatctttgttttcatttagcatgaaaatgtacaaatttaTAACATTACAATgttgagacaaaaaaagaaatactgtcGACCATAATGAGAAAAGGTTCAGACAGTGTTCTGCATTTATCTAAACAAGTGCTTACGACTGTGACTGTGTCTCCTGCAGGTTTCCACGACCGTGAGGGGCAGCAGTACTGTCAGCAGTGCTTCTTGACTCTGTTCGCTTCTCGCTGTCAAGGCTGCACTCAGCCCATCATGGAAAACTACATCTCAGCCCTCAACTCGCTCTGGCACCCGCAGTGCTTCGTGTGCAGGGTGAGTGTTTCCCCATGGTCATAGTGAATGTCTGttgcatttaaacatttaaaatgacaaagtgtttgtctgtgttgcagTTCTTATAGGTTTATTCTGAGAAAAGGTCAGAGAGGCTGGAGCAATAAGGACATTTATTTAGGGACATTACTTTGTATGGGGTTTTGTAAAATACACATAGGCATCAGCTGCTAGCATCtgcaactgactctgacatttgcattctcacatgcagACCCTCAGGATaatctctggaaaatgtctagTGCacgtctgacagcagcttcatgTGGTTGAGGTCCTGCAGTGGCAGTGAGGACCTCTGCTATGGGACTGGAAATGGCTTAATGGCACATCTCTGATATTTGTCTCTATTTGCCTAAGTGAAGCTCAGTGACCAGCAACCCAGAATGTGGTTCCTGAGTAAAGGCGTCACTCTcagtaaaaataacatgttaaaagggttttaaaaATAGAAGGAATTATGTCATGAGAAACGTTGTAATTGCAGTTTCTGAAGCCAGGACTCGTTGCCGTGACTGAGTTtcgctttctttctctttccctctcgtCTCCAGGAGTGCTACACCCCCTTCGTCAACGGCAGCTTCTTCGAACACGAGGGCAAGCCGCTGTGCGAGGCCC includes these proteins:
- the LOC117752743 gene encoding transforming growth factor beta-1-induced transcript 1 protein-like isoform X5; protein product: MDDLDALLADLENTGSPLARCPVLLTSEPPQNADPVTQDPAEARPPPPAYTPQQVDHQQGQLTVSGAIKSSQNSNPDKLYSTVCKPRSPRTADPPPAFSSSSLLGGGLSELDHLLQELNATQFNITDEILAQFPSSKKDERDKIKDKATASSSSSAKPSATSATLELDKLMASLSDFRVQSTPAAPVVSPVVTAPLQPAATTPPQPSSGGSLDSMLGLLQSDLSRQGVQTSSKGNCSACQKPVVGQVVTALGKVWHPEHFVCTECETELGSRNFFEKDGRPYCESDYFTLFSPHCAQCNKPILNKMVTALDKNWHPECFCCVKCSRAFGEEGFHDREGQQYCQQCFLTLFASRCQGCTQPIMENYISALNSLWHPQCFVCRECYTPFVNGSFFEHEGKPLCEAHYHQSRGSMCQACQQPILGRCVTAMGAKFHPHHLVCHFCLKPLSKGCFKEQENKPYCHPCFIKLFG
- the LOC117752743 gene encoding transforming growth factor beta-1-induced transcript 1 protein-like isoform X1 translates to MDDLVHWEAHCVPCHAPVTRAVCLSSEGPEPPNYPLSPRIVVFDALLADLENTGSPLARCPVLLTSEPPQNADPVTQDPAEARPPPPAYTPQQVDHQQGQLTVSGAIKSSQNSNPDKLYSTVCKPRSPRTADPPPAFSSSSLLGGGLSELDHLLQELNATQFNITDEILAQFPSSKKDERDKIKDKATASSSSSAKPSATSATLELDKLMASLSDFRVQSTPAAPVVSPVVTAPLQPAATTPPQPSSGGSLDSMLGLLQSDLSRQGVQTSSKGNCSACQKPVVGQVVTALGKVWHPEHFVCTECETELGSRNFFEKDGRPYCESDYFTLFSPHCAQCNKPILNKMVTALDKNWHPECFCCVKCSRAFGEEGFHDREGQQYCQQCFLTLFASRCQGCTQPIMENYISALNSLWHPQCFVCRECYTPFVNGSFFEHEGKPLCEAHYHQSRGSMCQACQQPILGRCVTAMGAKFHPHHLVCHFCLKPLSKGCFKEQENKPYCHPCFIKLFG
- the LOC117752743 gene encoding transforming growth factor beta-1-induced transcript 1 protein-like isoform X2 — encoded protein: MDDLVHWEAHCVPCHAPVTRAVCLSSEGPEPPNYPLSPRIVVFDALLADLENTGSPLARCPVLLTSEPPQNADPVTQDPAEARPPPPAYTPQQTVSGAIKSSQNSNPDKLYSTVCKPRSPRTADPPPAFSSSSLLGGGLSELDHLLQELNATQFNITDEILAQFPSSKKDERDKIKDKATASSSSSAKPSATSATLELDKLMASLSDFRVQSTPAAPVVSPVVTAPLQPAATTPPQPSSGGSLDSMLGLLQSDLSRQGVQTSSKGNCSACQKPVVGQVVTALGKVWHPEHFVCTECETELGSRNFFEKDGRPYCESDYFTLFSPHCAQCNKPILNKMVTALDKNWHPECFCCVKCSRAFGEEGFHDREGQQYCQQCFLTLFASRCQGCTQPIMENYISALNSLWHPQCFVCRECYTPFVNGSFFEHEGKPLCEAHYHQSRGSMCQACQQPILGRCVTAMGAKFHPHHLVCHFCLKPLSKGCFKEQENKPYCHPCFIKLFG
- the LOC117752743 gene encoding transforming growth factor beta-1-induced transcript 1 protein-like isoform X4, which translates into the protein MDDLEGPEPPNYPLSPRIVVFDALLADLENTGSPLARCPVLLTSEPPQNADPVTQDPAEARPPPPAYTPQQTVSGAIKSSQNSNPDKLYSTVCKPRSPRTADPPPAFSSSSLLGGGLSELDHLLQELNATQFNITDEILAQFPSSKKDERDKIKDKATASSSSSAKPSATSATLELDKLMASLSDFRVQSTPAAPVVSPVVTAPLQPAATTPPQPSSGGSLDSMLGLLQSDLSRQGVQTSSKGNCSACQKPVVGQVVTALGKVWHPEHFVCTECETELGSRNFFEKDGRPYCESDYFTLFSPHCAQCNKPILNKMVTALDKNWHPECFCCVKCSRAFGEEGFHDREGQQYCQQCFLTLFASRCQGCTQPIMENYISALNSLWHPQCFVCRECYTPFVNGSFFEHEGKPLCEAHYHQSRGSMCQACQQPILGRCVTAMGAKFHPHHLVCHFCLKPLSKGCFKEQENKPYCHPCFIKLFG
- the LOC117752743 gene encoding transforming growth factor beta-1-induced transcript 1 protein-like isoform X6 translates to MDDLDALLADLENTGSPLARCPVLLTSEPPQNADPVTQDPAEARPPPPAYTPQQTVSGAIKSSQNSNPDKLYSTVCKPRSPRTADPPPAFSSSSLLGGGLSELDHLLQELNATQFNITDEILAQFPSSKKDERDKIKDKATASSSSSAKPSATSATLELDKLMASLSDFRVQSTPAAPVVSPVVTAPLQPAATTPPQPSSGGSLDSMLGLLQSDLSRQGVQTSSKGNCSACQKPVVGQVVTALGKVWHPEHFVCTECETELGSRNFFEKDGRPYCESDYFTLFSPHCAQCNKPILNKMVTALDKNWHPECFCCVKCSRAFGEEGFHDREGQQYCQQCFLTLFASRCQGCTQPIMENYISALNSLWHPQCFVCRECYTPFVNGSFFEHEGKPLCEAHYHQSRGSMCQACQQPILGRCVTAMGAKFHPHHLVCHFCLKPLSKGCFKEQENKPYCHPCFIKLFG
- the LOC117752743 gene encoding transforming growth factor beta-1-induced transcript 1 protein-like isoform X3, which codes for MDDLEGPEPPNYPLSPRIVVFDALLADLENTGSPLARCPVLLTSEPPQNADPVTQDPAEARPPPPAYTPQQVDHQQGQLTVSGAIKSSQNSNPDKLYSTVCKPRSPRTADPPPAFSSSSLLGGGLSELDHLLQELNATQFNITDEILAQFPSSKKDERDKIKDKATASSSSSAKPSATSATLELDKLMASLSDFRVQSTPAAPVVSPVVTAPLQPAATTPPQPSSGGSLDSMLGLLQSDLSRQGVQTSSKGNCSACQKPVVGQVVTALGKVWHPEHFVCTECETELGSRNFFEKDGRPYCESDYFTLFSPHCAQCNKPILNKMVTALDKNWHPECFCCVKCSRAFGEEGFHDREGQQYCQQCFLTLFASRCQGCTQPIMENYISALNSLWHPQCFVCRECYTPFVNGSFFEHEGKPLCEAHYHQSRGSMCQACQQPILGRCVTAMGAKFHPHHLVCHFCLKPLSKGCFKEQENKPYCHPCFIKLFG